A single genomic interval of Oncorhynchus mykiss isolate Arlee chromosome 13, USDA_OmykA_1.1, whole genome shotgun sequence harbors:
- the LOC110519431 gene encoding B-cell receptor CD22, producing MALRTAGSVLVVFLWSVTVVLGQDGWSVTYTTQSICTLKGSSVDLFCSYTYPSGYTVTTTFWFTEWGTGIEPEDLGQDPEYADRLEYHGDKKKDCTLKITDLRERDSATYNFRFITDQTRGKYYGDPGVTLSVTALQVKVTYSSWPNWVTITCSTTCTLSNPNPTYIWYKNGQHLDESTSPQYKYSVSSNYEDSYSCAVKGHEDLHSPAVCVQGQRCNRVNYNKMRICVLKWSTVDISCTYVGYYDTTSSFWFRSDKSTPEDLTRDPGYVGRVKYTDKERWRYEGPFTLRITDLREEDSAEYRFTFKTDNIEWGHSFPGTTLSVTGLQVKVTPAAEGQKTLTCITTCTLTDNPTYIWYKNGQNVQGVSSPMYFISSEDADSYSCTVKGRLSSPAVYKPKTSVSVSPSGEIVEGSSVTLTCSSDANPPVQSYTWWYKKNGGDYQSMTGPQHVFNQIQSSDTGEYYCVSQNEMGTNRSRTINMDVKYKPKNTSVSVSTSGEIVEGSSVTLTCSSDANPPVDKYTWYKKNVTSPKASGQSYSITNIISEDRGEYYCEAENKYGRLNSSSVSVDVQYGPKNTSVSVNTSGEIVEGSSVTLTCSSDANPPVDKYTWYFQNETFLNGCGQMYNISNFKSKDSGHYHCEAWNRRGSRNSTALMIILPGKQTSVVTAAVGITVVVLVLILCFSGLMWFRKKASKSTSDTRDTSENVQGDSSPVYENVSNMAVTPTAAQTAATVDQDDVHYASVHFSRSKNQEVPLYSTVQVPQPQKEDEDVQYDAVKFNLPSAANQPTAAQAAEEDSSEIYSRVNKPRRPEHNKPRTKKT from the exons TGGTACTGGGTCAGGATGGCTGGAGTGTTACATACACCACTCAGAGTATCTGTACCTTGAAGGGGTCATCAGTGGATCTGTTCTGCTCTTACACATATCCCAGTGGTTATACAGTCACAACAACCTTCTGGTTCACTGAATGGGGGACTGGTATAGAACCTGAAGATCTAGGTCAGGACCCAGAGTATGCAGATCGTCTGGAGTATCATGGAGATAAGAAGAAAGACTGTACCCTGAAAAtcacagacctgagagagagagactcagctaCGTACAATTTCAGATTCATAACAGATCAGACCAGAGGGAAATATTATGGagatcctggagtcactctgtctgtaacag CTCTGCAGGTGAAGGTGACTTATTCAAGTTGGCCAAATTGGGTGACAATTacctgtagcaccacctgtactctgagtaACCCCAACCCCACTTACATCTGGTATAAGAATGGACAACATCTAGATGAGAGCACCTCCCCCCAGTACAAATACTCAGTCTCCAGTAACTATGAAGACAgttactcctgtgctgtaaaaggccatgaggatctccactctcctgcagtgt GTGTTCAGGGTCAGCGCTGCAACAGAGTGAATTACAATAAGATGAGAATCTGTGTCTTGAAGTGGTCAACAGTGGACATATCCTGTACTTATGTTGGTTATTATGACACCACATCATCATTCTGGTTTAGAAGTGATAAGTCAACCCCTGAAGACCTAACCAGAGACCCAGGGTATGTAGGTCGTGTGAAGTACACTgacaaagagagatggagatatgaAGGTCCCTTCACCCTGAGAATCACAGATCTGAGAGAGGAGGACTCAGCTGAGTATCGCTTCACTTTTAAAACAGACAACATTGAATGGGGTCATAGTTTCCCAGGAAcaactctgtctgtcacag GTctgcaggtgaaggtgactcctgctgcagagggacagaagacactgacctgtatcaccacctgtactctgactgacaaccccacctacatctggtacaagaatGGACAGAATGTACAAGGTGTCTCCTCCCCCATGTACTTCATCAGCAGTGAGGATGCAGACAGCTACTCCTGTACTGTAAAAGGCCGTCTCAGctctcctgcagtgt ATAAACCAAAGacctcagtgtcagtcagtccctctggtgaaatagtggagggcagttcagtgactctgacctgcagcagtgatgccaacccacctgTGCAGAGTTACACCTGGTGGTACAAGAAGAATGGAGGTGACTATCAGAGTATGACAGGACCACAACATGTCTTCAATCAAATCCAGTCATCTGACACTGGAGAGTACTACTGTGTGTCCCAGAATGAGATGGGGACAAACAGGTCTAGGACCATCAACATGGATGTGAAGT ATAAACCAAAGAAcacctcagtgtcagtcagtacctctggtgaaatagtggagggcagttcagtgactctgacctgcagcagtgatgccaacccacctgTGGACAAATACACCTGGTACAAGAAGAACGTAACTTCACCAAAAGCATCAGGACAGAGTTACAGCATCACTAACATCATctctgaggacagaggagaatatTACTGTGAGGCTGAGAATAAATATGGACGTCTCAACTCTTCTTCTGTGTCTGTGGACGTTCAGT ACGGCCCAAAGAACACCTCAGTGTCAGTCAATACCTCTGGTGAAATAGTGGAGggcagttcagtgactctgacctgcagcagtgatgccaacccacctgTGGACAAATACACCTGGTACTTTCAAaatgagacttttctaaatggaTGTGGACAGATGTACAACATCAGTAACTTCAAGTCTAAGGACAGTGGACATTACCACTGTGAGGCCTGGAATAGAAGAGGATCTAGGAACTCTACAGCTCTGATGATCATTTTACCAG GGAAACAAACCTCAGTTGTGACTGCAGCTGTAGGAATCACTGTTGTTGTTCTGGTTCTCATCCTCTGTTTCTCTGGACTCATGTGGTTCAG GAAGAAGGCCTCCAAATCCACCTCTGACACAAGAGACACATCAGAGAATGTACAG ggaGACTCTAGTCCAGTGTATGAAAACGTCTCAAACATGGCCGTGACCCCTACTGCAGCACAGACAGCAGCCACAGTCGACCAGGACGATGTCCACTATGCCAGCGTCCACTTCTCTCGTTCCAAAAACCAGGAAGTGCCTCTGTACTCCACCGTCCAAGTGCCTCAGCCCCAGAAAGAGGATGAGGATGTCCAGTACGATGCTGTGAAATTCAACCTCCCCAGTGCTGCCAACCA acCCACAGCAGCACAAGCAGCTGAGGAGGACTCTTCTGAGATCTATAGTAGAGTCAACAAACCcagaagacctgaacacaacaaacccagaaccaagaagacctga